In Notolabrus celidotus isolate fNotCel1 chromosome 10, fNotCel1.pri, whole genome shotgun sequence, one DNA window encodes the following:
- the LOC117819842 gene encoding uncharacterized protein LOC117819842 yields MSSELAENIGRAVLDAIRSFQNAPLVAATTTQQPHRSSSASTAPGPGPSRVSTLTAQRTGTSNSTQLTPGSNFHTPNDHSDNYQGRHAISREELENVLILKTTFTEAASILGVSRPTFYKLLQDFNIPTSKFNNISDQQLDLKVSQLKTEHPNVGEVMLMGHLRSINIVVQRRRVRESLQRVDSAGVLDRRRTAIARRVYTVPHPNFIWHVDGNHKLIRWKFVVHGAMDGYSRMLVFLHCSNNNRAETVNALFTAAIGLFGRPLHIRTDHGGENVRIWEDMRASRGEGSVLLGSSVHNQRIERFNRDLNKNCSHVYAPIFYEMESQGILDLENPTDLFCLHYIFLPRINRTLEEFRAAYNHHSISSEGNRTPVQLFALDNHLLHLHSLELQAAEVVASSSLSSQAVFLPLNNRDFQELYATINPLENDSNKGKTLFQRTQQFIFDKLVT; encoded by the exons ATGTCGTCAGAGTTGGCAGAAAATATTGGAAGAGCTGTTTTGGACGCCATTCGGAGTTTCCAAAATGCACCTTTGGTGGCAGCGACGACCACACAACAACCACATCGTTCG AGTTCTGCCAGTACCGCGCCTGGACCAGGACCATCCCGCGTTTCCACCTTGACAGCACAACGCACG GGCACCAGTAACTCAACTCAATTGACACCAGGATCAAATTTCCACACACCGAATGATCATTCT GATAATTACCAAGGAAGGCATGCTATTTCCAGAGAAGagctggaaaatgttctcattttgAAAACCACCTTTACTGAAGCTGCTTCTATTCTTGGAGTGTCTAGGCCAACATTTTACAAGTTATTACAAGACTTTAATATCCCAACATCAAAATTTAACAATATCAGTGACCAACAATTGGATCTCAAAGTGTCACAGTTGAAAACTGAACATCCAAATGTTGGAGAGGTGATGCTTATGGGGCATCTGCGCTCCATAAATATTGTGGTTCAGAGACGGCGTGTAAGAGAGTCACTCCAAAGGGTAGACTCAGCTGGTGTCCTGGACAGGAGAAGAACAGCAATAGCTCGGCGAGTTTATACTGTGCCGCATCCAAATTTCATTTGGCATGTCGATGGAAACCATAAACTGATCAGGTGGAAATTTGTTGTTCATGGGGCAATGGACGGCTACAGTCGAATGTTGGTGTTTCTTCATTGTTCTAACAATAATCGAGCAGAGACTGTGAACGCCCTCTTTACTGCAGCCATTGGACTGTTTGGCAGACCCCTACACATCAGAACTGATCACGGAGGAGAGAATGTTAGGATTTGGGAGGACATGCGAGCAAGCAGGGGTGAGGGCTCTGTCTTACTTGGGAGTTCTGTACACAACCAAAGGATTGAGCGTTTCAACAGAGACCTGAACAAAAACTGCAGCCATGTTTATGCACCCATTTTTTATGAAATGGAATCCCAAGGTATCCTGGACTTAGAAAATCCAACAGACCTCTTTTGTCTTCATTACATCTTTCTACCCAGAATCAACCGCACTTTAGAGGAATTCAGAGCTGCGTACAACCATCACTCAATTTCATCTGAAGGAAATAGAACTCCAGTTCAGCTTTTTGCACTGGACAATCATTTGCTTCATCTTCACAGCTTGGAACTCCAGGCAGCAGAGGTTGTTGCTTCTTCCTCACTAAGCTCCCAAGCTGTGTTTCTCCCATTAAATAACAGAGATTTTCAAGAACTTTATGCTACCATTAACCCCCTGGAAAATGACAGCAATAAGGGCAAAACATTGTTTCAGAGAACACAGCAGTTTATTTTTGATAAACTTGTAACTTAG
- the LOC117819841 gene encoding uncharacterized protein LOC117819841, with product MSSELAENIGRAVLDAIRSFQNAPLVAATTTQQPHRSSSASTAPGPGPSRVSTLTAQRTGTSNSTQLTPGSNFHTPNDHSVPLPSFPRQAACPRFVRKSKACKHYTKDIVCLPFSPQSMFCIPRGDSRTKLARDGLIGKISFTSDWSETELQEEITAIFKKTFALPVGQPFPFEYLSTIRGSKRLMKPNVSSNFSWGGKEVGSISSSTCLYIMARIHKPAQEPEELSDSDFESPARQRRKVRTAPLSPRESELHYQDPEDLSDDGSDNGRQEEMSLHQDRMHDPVSSSPMESEARHQETGGSTLESENEGQAEDLGQLFPYNLAEFVPVYLEEDDALEEAIQRSLLEESDMPSSVHVVRSSEMLSREEIAGLLKAHSERVVSAGTRQVHISRANVWITALRPFKRPSFVESHDMLYVKFASDEQDAEEDAADFGGPRREFFRLLVKAIFQDSGAFEGTPNGCAPRLNILHLQQGVYRTIGRMMSTIIVQGGEPPAFLSPHVVDYIVSGDVLQVHVTLDNIGDPGLRENLKKVKHAATQEDLEEAVSCCDSWRFQVEGLPLTVTMSNRDAFVKNAALYHAILQRQSCLDQLTDGLSYYGVLSLLRENPCLRVLLDKPEEGQELGANFIAGVLKPSYSVLGSNRRAKEEMTVVKFREFLQCVENKELQDAFGDRTLTKDEEAFLKALSPGHILAFATGSSKVPAIGFHPTPKVTFIHDESKNFPIAHTCANELQLFVNTKLMADDDEFHYCFLVALMNGSLFSTI from the exons ATGTCGTCAGAGTTGGCAGAAAATATTGGAAGAGCTGTTTTGGACGCCATTCGGAGTTTCCAAAATGCACCTTTGGTGGCAGCGACGACCACACAACAACCACATCGTTCG AGTTCTGCCAGTACCGCGCCTGGACCAGGACCATCCCGCGTTTCCACCTTGACAGCACAACGCACG GGCACCAGTAACTCAACTCAATTGACACCAGGATCAAATTTCCACACACCGAATGATCATTCT GTTCCCCTTCCATCATTTCCTAGACAAGCTGCATGCCCACGTTTTGTTAGAAAAAGCAAGGCCTGCAAGCATTACACCAAAGATATTGTGTGCTTGCCTTTTTCTCCTCAATCAATGTTCTGTATACCAAGAGGGGACTCCAGAACTAAATTGGCACGAGATGGCCTCATAGGAAAGATCTCCTTTACGTCTGACTGGAGCGAAACAGAACTTCAAGAGGAAATAACTGCCatatttaaaaagacatttgCGTTACCCGTGGGCCAGCCTTTTCCATTTGAATATTTGAGTACAATCCGGGGATCTAAAAGGTTAATGAAACCAAATGTGTCAAGCAATTTTTCATGGGGGGGGAAAGAAGTTGGCTCGATTTCCTCCAGCACCTGTCTGTACATAATGGCAAGAATCCACAAACCTGCCCAG gaACCTGAAGAGCTGTCGGATAGTGACTTTGAAAGTCCAGCCAGGCAGAGGAGAAAAG TGCGTACAGCGCCACTGTCCCCAAGGGAAAGTGAGCTCCACTATCAGGACCCAGAAGACCTCAGTGATGATGGGAGTGATAATGGCAGACAGGAAGAAATGTCATTGCACCAAGACAGAA TGCATGATCCAGTGTCTTCTTCACCAATGGAAAGTGAGGCCAGACATCAGGAGACAGGGGGAAGCACTCTAGAGAGTGAAAACGAGGGACAGGCAGAAGACTTGGGGCAGTTGTTTCCTTATAACTTGGCAGAATTTGT ccCTGTTTATCTAGAGGAAGATGATGCTCTTGAAGAGGCAATTCAGCGTAGTCTCCTGGAAGAGTCGGACATGCCTAGTTCTGTTCATGTTGTTAG GTCCTCTGAGATGCTCAGCAGAGAAGAGATTGCAGGCCTTCTGAAAGCTCATAGTGAGAGAGTTGTATCAGCAGGAACAAGACAAGTCCATATCAGTCGCGCAAATGTGTGGATCACAGCTTTGCGTCCGTTTAAAAGACCAAGTTTTGTGGAAAGCCATGACATGCTCTATGTCAAATTTGCCAGTGATGAGCAAGATGCTGAGGAAGATGCTGCTGACTTTGGTGGACCCAGACGAGAGTTTTTCCGTTTACTGGTGAAGGCTATCTTCCAAGACAGCGGAGCTTTTGaag GCACCCCAAATGGATGTGCCCCAAGATTGAACATTCTCCACTTGCAACAAGGAGTGTACCGAACCATTGGCAGAATGATGTCAACGATAATTGTACAAGGAGGTGAACCACCAGCGTTTCTGTCCCCACATGTTGTGGACTACATCGTGTCGGGTGACGTCCTCCAAGTACACGTCACACTTGACAATATAGGTGACCCTGGGTTAAGGGAGAACCTCAAAAAG GTTAAACATGCAGCCACGCAGGAGGATTTGGAGGAAGCCGTCAGCTGCTGTGACTCATGGCGATTTCAAGTCGAAGGTCTCCCACTAACTGTCACCATGTCCAACAGAGATGCGTTTGTGAAAAATGCAGCTCTGTACCATGCCATTCTGCAACGGCAGAGCTGTCTTGATCAACTCACTGATGGCTTGTCTTACTATGGG GTATTGTCCCTCTTGAGAGAGAACCCCTGCTTGCGTGTACTGCTTGACAAACCAGAGGAAGGCCAAGAGCTGGGAGCCAACTTCATTGCTGGTGTCCTCAAGCCAAGCTACTCTGTTTTGGGGAGTAACAGGAGAGCTAAGGAGGAGATGACGGTGGTAAAATTTCGGGAATTTCTACAGTGTGTGGAAA ATAAAGAACTGCAAGATGCATTTGGAGACAGAACTCTAACCAAGGACGAGGAGGCGTTCCTGAAGGCTTTGAGCCCCGGTCACATCCTGGCATTTGCTACAGGAAGCAGCAAGGTCCCTGCCATCGGTTTTCATCCAACCCCTAAAGTTACATTTATTCACGATGAAAGCAAAAATTTCCCTATTGCACATACATGTGCTAATGAGCTTCAGCTTTTTGTGAACACAAAATTAatggctgatgatgatgaatttCACTACTGCTTCCTGGTAGCACTGATGAATGGGTCTTTATTCAGCACCATctga